The genomic DNA CTCGTCGTGCTGCCGCCATTGCTGTACGCGAGCGCCGAGGAGCTGTCCTGGCGCGAGCTGCGCGCGGTGTGGAAGCCGGTCGGGGTGCTGTCTATCGGCCTGGTGCTGGCCTCGGCGGCAGCCGTCGGCGCGGTGGCTTCCCTGGTCACCCCACTGTCGTGGCAGATGGCGTTGGTGCTGGGCGCGGTGCTGGCCAGTACGGACCCGGTGGCAGTCACCGCGCTGGGCAGACGACTGGCGCTCCCACCCAAGGTGCAGGTACTGGTCCAGGCCGAGAGCCTGTTCAACGATGCGACGTCGCTCGTCCTGTTCCGGGTCGCGGTGAGCGTCGCCGTGGCGTCGGCGGCGGTCGGCTGGGGTACGGCGGCACGGGAGTTCACGCTGCTGGCGGGCGGCGGCATGGTCATCGGGGCTGCTGTTGCCGGCGTGGTGGCTCTGATCCGCAGGCGCACGGAGGACCCTGTGCTGGAGACGGTGATTTCCCTCGTCACCCCGTACGCGGCCTACGTTCTGGCCGAGACGGCACACGCGTCGGGTGTCACCTCCGTGGTGGTGGCCGGCGTCGTCCTGGGCGGCCGGGGTGATCGGCTCACCAACGCCCGCGTACGGCTCCAGCTGCACGCCGTCTACGGCACCGTCGTCTTCCTGCTGGAGAGTGTCGTCTTCAGCCTCATCGGCCTGGCCCTGCCCGCCCAAGTACGCGCCCTCTCCGACGGTGACCGGGCGTGGCCGCTGTACGCGCTCGCCGTTGCCGGCACGCTGATCGGCATGCGCATGCTGTGGCTGGCGCCGCTGTCGGCGGTCGTGCAGCGCAAGGGTGGTATCCAGCGCATGAACTGGCGCGTGCCGGTGGTACTGACCTGGGCCGGTACCAGGGGTGTCGTACCGCTGGCCGCTGCCCTGTCGATCCCGGTGACCACGAAGGCGGGGGCCACGCTCTCCGAACGCCCCCTCGTCCTCGTCCTCACCACTTCGGTCGTGGTCGCCACCCTCGTCGTTCAGGGCTTCACCCTCGCCCCGGTCGTCCGCCGATCCGGCATCGCCCTGGAGCCCGACCACACGGAACGGGAGGAGGCCGAGGCCCGCTACAGCCTTGCGACCGCGGGGTTGGGCCGCCTGGAGGAGATCTCGGACCTGGAGGCCGTCCCGGAGGTCGTGCTCGACCGCCTCCGCCGCGGCCTGACGGCTCGGCTCGACCACGCCCACGACCGTCTCACGCAGGCCGACGGCGACGGGGCCCCGACGGAATCCGCCGACCTCACCTACCGCCAGTTGCGCCGCGACCTGATCACCGTGGAGGCGGCCGAGCTCCAGCGCCTGTACGACGAGCACCGCATAGGCGACACGACCCGCCGGCGGCTGCAACGCTCACTGGACCTGGAGGAGGCGCGCCTCACGGACGTCTAGAAACCCCTGACGCGATGACGCCCCGGCCCCGGGGCGCCGGTGACCTGCACGGCTGGTTCAGCGGGTTGTCAGCGGCGCCGGGGTCCCCGGGGACTGTTCGCCCGACGTGCCCGGCGCACGACCGGTGCCCCCGGTCAAAAGCCCGCGATCGCCTCGTGCACTCGCCGTCGTGCAGGGCGACCGCGAGACGTCGTACGACATGTCGTCGAGTATGCGCTCCTGATGGCGCGCTGCTGTCGGCGGCAGTCACCAGCGGGACGAACAGGGACGTATCTCTCAGCATGCGCGCCCCCCTGAGGCCGTGGATCACTGTCTGCATACGCTGGCCCAGCCGTCCGCGTGATGGCCGGATCCGCACGCCGCGCAGCACGTCAGGAGAGCACGCAGATGGTCACCGCCGAACACGCCCGTACGAGTCGATTGCGGGCGTGGATGTTGGAGGGCCTGTCCGACATGGCCAGGCACCAGCAGGGGCAGCAGGCAGAGCCGGAGCCCGCGCACAAGGGGCAGCGGTGGTGGCGGGT from Streptomyces sp. NBC_01707 includes the following:
- a CDS encoding Na+/H+ antiporter, which encodes MRSVGTVLALVVLATVVATFARRRRIPAPSLLVVAGLVVALLPGTPEILISPEIIGLVVLPPLLYASAEELSWRELRAVWKPVGVLSIGLVLASAAAVGAVASLVTPLSWQMALVLGAVLASTDPVAVTALGRRLALPPKVQVLVQAESLFNDATSLVLFRVAVSVAVASAAVGWGTAAREFTLLAGGGMVIGAAVAGVVALIRRRTEDPVLETVISLVTPYAAYVLAETAHASGVTSVVVAGVVLGGRGDRLTNARVRLQLHAVYGTVVFLLESVVFSLIGLALPAQVRALSDGDRAWPLYALAVAGTLIGMRMLWLAPLSAVVQRKGGIQRMNWRVPVVLTWAGTRGVVPLAAALSIPVTTKAGATLSERPLVLVLTTSVVVATLVVQGFTLAPVVRRSGIALEPDHTEREEAEARYSLATAGLGRLEEISDLEAVPEVVLDRLRRGLTARLDHAHDRLTQADGDGAPTESADLTYRQLRRDLITVEAAELQRLYDEHRIGDTTRRRLQRSLDLEEARLTDV